The Moorena producens PAL-8-15-08-1 genomic interval TCAAGAAATAGAAGATACAGATATATTATCAGATCAAGTTGTGAGTACCATCTTGGATGGTAAGGTAGTTAGCTTATATCAGGGGCGTGCTGAATGGGGGCCAAGAGCATTAGGAAACCGCTCGATTTTAGCCGATCCACGCCAACTAGAAATGAAGGAAATAGTCAATACCAAAATTAAATTTAGAGAACCATTTCGTCCTTTTGCACCAGTTATCTTAGCCGAACAGGTAAATCAGTATTTTTATGGTTCTAACTTACAAAACCAATATCTGCCTCGCTATATGCAGATGGTGGCACCAATTCGTGAAGATAAGCAAGAGCAAATTCAAGCTGTCTGCCATAATGGCACAGGTCGTCTACAAGCTATTCGCCAAGAATCTAACCCGTTCTATTATGAAGTAATCGAAAAATTTGGTGAAGCCACTGGAATTCCCATCCTCTTAAACACTTCCTACAATTTACGAGGTGAACCAATTGTGAATACACCAGAGGATGCCTTGCGCACATTTGCTTACAGTGATATCGATCTACTGGTAATGGGGAATTTTTTAGTTTCGAAATCCAATAAACCTCAACCTGTTTTACCTAAACAAAAAGTAAGTTTATCTTAAAAATAACAATACCAAAATAACCATTGTGCTAATGTTTTTTGGATTAAAAAAACACTATACAGCGTTTTTCATAACTATTAGGTACACAGGATTTTTTCACTCTTGCCTCTTGCCTCTTGCCTCTTCCGTCTTACGTCTTCCCTGCTCCCTGCTCCCTGCTCCCTAAAACCCAGGACGAAAGCACCTCAAACGTCCCTGAGAATTGCTACATACTCAACGCTGTACTAGAAACCCCATTATAGTTAAGCAAAGTGCCTGAAACATCCATTATCATTCGTTGCTATAACGAAGAACAACACATCGGTCGTCTGCTCAGTGGCATCATGCAGCAGACAATCCAAGATGTAGAAATCATTGTTGTTGACTCAGGTTCTACTGATGCCACTCCATCCATTGCATCCCGCTATCGAGTCAAACTCTTATCCATCAAACCGGAGGAGTTTTCCTTTGGGCGAGCCCTTAACCTTGGATGTCAGGTTGCCACCGGGGAATTCATCGTTATTGCCAGTGCTCACGTTTATCCCATCTACCAAGATTGGATTGAAAAGCTGTTAGCTCCCTTTAAAGATCCTAAGATTGCTTTAACCTACGGAAAACAACGCGGTAACGAAACAACCAAGTATTCGGAAAACCAGATATTTGCTACTTGGTTTCCCGATCAGTCGGTTCATGTCAGGGATCAAGACTATCCTTTCTGTAACAATGCTAATGCTGCTATCCGGCGATCATTGTGGGAAGACGTTCCCTACGACGAAACCCTCACAGGCTTAGAGGATTTGGACTGGGCAAAACGGATTATGCCCTTAGGCTACCGCATTGCTTACGTTCCCGCAGCTGAAATTATTCATGTTCATGAGGAAACCCCCAAACGCATTTACAACCGCTATCGACGAGAAGCCATTGCTCTTAAACAGATTTATCCCCAAGAACACTTCCATTTTTGGGATTTTGTGCGCCTTTTCACCACAAATGTTGTCAGTGACTACTATCACGCATGGCATGACGGTGTTTTCAAGCCAAATTTGCTTTCAATTCCTATATTCCGCTTAATGCAATTCTGGGGTACCTACCAAGGCTTTGCGCAAAGGGGACTAGTCAGCAACCGCCTGCGACAAACCTTTTATTATCCACGCAGCTTATCACGTTACCAGAACACCTTTTCTTATGAAAATCGACGACTCATTGACTATGGCTCCTCTGCAAAATCCTCCGAGCAAGTATATTGACATTTCAGTACCCGTATCGCCATACCTTCCCACCTGGCCAGGTAGCCCAGCAATTGAATTTCACCGTCACCTCGATTTAGAACATGGTGATATTGCTACCGATACAACACTGCATTTTAGTGTACATACGGGGACTCACGTTGATGCTCCAATGCATTTCATTCCAGGGGGACAAAGTGTGGAACAGCTACCTCTGGATGTTCTAATCGGAGAGGTTTACGTTGTAGTTGTGCCCGATGATGTGGATGTCATCACCGCAGAGGTATTAAAGCAGTTAACTCTACCTGCCAACACACAGCGTTTACTTTTGCACACGCGGAACTCTCGGCTGTGGCGATCGCAAGTGCGGGAATTTCAGTCGGACTTTGTGGCGCTCACAGCAGATGCGGCTCAATGGGTAGTTGAACGGGGAATTAGGTTAATTGGGGTGGATTATTTGTCAGTGCAACGTTTTTATGATGGTCCGGAAACTCATCAAATTCTGCTAAAATCCGAGGTTGTTATTATTGAAGGCTTGAATTTAACGAATATTTCAACTGGAAAGTATGAGTTGTTATGTTTACCAATTAAGCTCAAGGGAGTGGAAGGAGCTCCAGCTAGAGTAGTTTTACGCCACTTATCTCACTAAATATTTACCTGGTATTACTAAATTTTTATAGGTTATTTTTTATGGAAAATATTAAGATTATTGCTCTCTTACCGATGAAGGCGAACAGTGAGCGAGTCAAGGGTAAAAATTTTAAGCCATTGAACGGTAAACCTTTATTCAAGTGGATTTTAAATGCACTTATTGAGCTAAACGAAGTCTCAAAAGTGATTATAAATACAGATGCTCGCTCTATTCTGGCAGAACACGGATTGGTCGATTCAGATCGAGTTCAGATTCGCGATCGCAAACCAGAATTGTGTGGTGATTTCGTCAGCATGAACCGGATTCTGGCAGATGACATAGCAAATGAACCTGCCGATATTTACTTGATGACCCACACTACAAATCCCCTCCTCAGTGCCACAACAATTCGCAAGGCACTTCAGCAGTTTCTGGAGGCTAGGGCTACGGGAACTGCTGATTCGCTATTTACAGTTAATCGCTTCCAAACTCGCTTCTACCGTCAAGATGGTTCTGCCATTAACCACAATCCCAATAACCTAATTAGAACTCAGGACTTGGAACCCTGGTACGAAGAAAATTCTAATCTCTACATTTTTACACCTTTAAGCTTCGCTGCCACTCAAGCCAGGATTGGCAAGCAACCTATGATGTTTGAAACTCCTCCCTTAGAGTCGATTGATATTGACGATCAAGTGGACTGGCAAATGGCTGAAGCAGTTGCCCAGTATCTCTATCCTTCTTCTGTTGTACAAGCGGCATGAGCAGTCAATAACCCCACCCTGTAGAGGGATGGGGCTTGCATAAACAACCAATTATGCGTGTTTGACTAGACCATTTGAGCCGAATTTTGGTACGAACGTCCGGATTCTTCCCCAGTCCGAACCTCTTCAAGGCTGTGTTGTCAGTCGCTGTTTGACAGGACATCTTAAATTCGGTGGTCAAGGGGACGAGTTATTAACTCAAATACTTTTCTCGTGAGGTTTATCACCATGTTACGAGTTCCAGTCATTTCACCTGATGGCAAACCATTGATGCCTACAAAAGCTTCTCGCGCTCGACGTTGGCTTAATCGAGGTTTAGCTGTCATTTATCAAAATGATCTAAACGTTTTTGCTGTTCAGTTGGTCAATCAACCATCTGGAGAGCAGACCCAGGACATTGCTGTTGGTATTGACCCTGGAAAAATGTTTTCTGGCATTGCTGTCCAGTCAGGCAAGGCTACTCTTTGGACAGGACATTTAGTTTTGCCATACAAAAGGGTTCGAGAGCGGATGGATACTAGACGAATGATGCGTTCGCGTAGCGTCGGCTTCGCCGAAAGGACTCGCAGGAGCCGTCGAATAAACAGAAAAGTCCCTTACTCGCAAAGGTCTCACAGGCAAAAACGATTCTCGAACAGAGTAGGCAAAAAGGTGCCTCCTTCGATTCGGGCGAATCGTCAGCTAGAACAACGGTTAGTCAAGGAGCTTAGCCTTTTGTATCCATTGAAAGCCATTGTCTACGAAGTAGTCAAAGCAAGAGGAAATAAGGGATTTTCTCCTGTGATGGTAGGTCAATATTGGTCAATATCTCAGTTAGAGAAAATAGCTCCAGTTACTCAAAAACAAGGCTGGGAGACTGCCCTAAAAAGGGAGGCTCTAGGACTGGTTAAGGACAAGGCTGACAAAAGTCGGCAAACTATCAATACTCATGCAGTAGATGGGATAGCTTTAGCTGCTACCCATTTCTTCCGACGCGAAAACTATTATCACAACAAAGGGAAGCTAAGCGTTCCAAAAAACTGTGATGTGACCGATGCCACCTTTTCTGTTATTAAACGTGCTCCGATAAGTCGCCGTCAATTACATTTATTGCAGTTTTCTAAAGGTGGAAAACGGCGCAAATACGGCGGTACAACTACTAGCTATGGTTTTCGTAAAGGAGACTATGTTGAAGCTGTTAAGGCTGAGAAAATCTATCGAGGTTGGGTAAGCGGCGAAACAGCAAGACAGGTTTCCGTTAGCGATATCAACTGGAAGCGAATCGGACAATTCACTGCCCGGAAAGTCCGACTTCTAAGACGTTCGACGGGCTTAATTGTAAACCACTAATTGGAGGCGCGGCTTTCCTCCCCACCAAAAGAGAAGGATGGGGTATCCAGCCGCGAAGAATTGATGAAAGTATTAATTACCTGTCCACCCATGTTAGGTTTGATGGATGAATTCAAACCACTCTTTGCAGCAAAAGCCATTGAAGTTGATTGTCCTCCAGTAGTGCAAACCCTATCCGTGGAAGAACTAAAGTCCCTCATTCCTCAGTATGACGGTTGGATTATTGGCGACGATCCTGCCACTCGCGAAGTGTTTCAGAACGGGAAATCTGGGAAGCTAAAAGCAGCAGTCAAGTGGGGTGTTGGGGTTGATAATGTGGACTTTACAGCAGCGAATGATAATGGTATCTTAGTAGCAAATACCCCTCGTATGTTTGGTGCGGAAGTAGCCGATATTGCCATGGGCTATGTAATTGCCCTAGCACGACAGACTTTCATGATTGACCGAGCCGTTAGAGCAGGAACATGGCTAAAACCAGCAGGCATTTCTCTAGGGGATAAGACGGTTGCTTTAGTTGGGTTTGGGGATATTGGGCGCAATACGGCGAAGCGGCTGTTAGCAGCTGACATGCGGGTAATTGCTTACGATCCTTATTTCCAAGCAGTGGAGGGATTAGAAGCAGTACAACCTGCTGCTTGGCCCGCACGCTTGGAAGAAGCCGACTTGATTGTGCTGACCTGTGCGTTAACTAGTGAAAATCATCATATGCTCAATTCAGAAACATTAGCTAAGGCAAAGCGAGGGGTGCGGGTGATCAATGTTGCCCGAGGTCCATTGATTGATGAAGCAGCATTGGTGGAGGCATTGTCTTCACGACAGGTGCATTCGGCAGCCTTAGATGTTTTTGAAATGGAACCATTACCGGAAGCCTCTGCGCTACGGCCTTTTGAACAGTGTATTTTTGGCTCCCATAATGCTTCTAATACGGTGGATGCTGTGCGTCGTGCTAGTTATCAGGCAATGCATTTGCTATTTGATTTTCTTGGATGTGCCTAGGAATTGAGATCGTGAAAACTGCTTTAATTACTGGAGCTGCGGGTGGCATTGGGCAAGCTTTGTGCCAGGTTTTTAAAGAAGCTAATCACTTTGTGATTGGTCTTGATGTAGTTTCAGCGGCTGCATCCTGCGATGTTATGATTGTCGGCAATTTGCAGAAAATGTGCAGTGATGCAGCTTATTGTTCAGAAATTGTTGAGCAAGTGCGATCGCACTTGCAAAGCAGAGGTTTGACTACCCTGATTAACAATGCAGCAGTGCAAATCCTCAAGCCCACAAACCAACTCACAGTAGAAGATTGGCATCAGACACTAGATGTTAATTTGGTAGCTCCTTTTGTGTTAACTCAGGCATTCCTGCCGGAGTTGGAACAAGCGGTCGGCTCAGTAGTAAATATTGCCAGTATTCACGCCAGCCTTACCAAGCCTGGGTTTGTGTGTTATGCAACCAGTAAGGCAGCTTTGGTCGGTTTGACTAGAAGTATGGCAGTGGATCTTAGGGAAAGAGTCCGGGTAAACGCGATTTGTCCAGCAGCAGTAGCGACACCAATGTTAATGGCTGGGTTTGAAGGGAAGAAGGAAGAGTTTGAGAATTTGTCTCAAATGCATCCTTTAGGACGGATTGCAGAACCAGCAGAAGTAGCAAAAGTGGCATTGTTTCTATCTTTGCCTGAAGCAAGTTTCATAACCGGTGCAACTTTAAGCGTTGATGGTGGCATTGGAGGACGTTTACACGATCCTATATAGGTTAACAATAAAGATTTATTCGCATATCTAAAGCCCAAACTAGTTAACCAGCTAATTAGCCCTTTTACGGCTGAATTGATTATGCTTAAAAAAAAATTACGAGTAGCAAGAGATTCAATTGTTGAGTATCTTAATAATTACTCAGATCCAGTGTACCTTCAATGGTACTTTAATGAGTCTAAGCGCCTTTTAAAATTTAAAAAAATTAATAAAAAAGAGGACTGTTTTATTATTGGTAATGGTCCTTCCCTTAATAAAATTGATTTATCATTACTGAATAATTATTATACGTTTGGTTTAAACAAAATCTACTTAATTTTTGATAAAGTAAATTTAAATATTAGCTATCATGTTGCCGTCAACCATTTGGTTGTCGAGCAAAGCGCGAGAGAGTTTGAAAATTTAAACTGTCCATCCTTTTTATCAGCTAGAGCCGCTGATAATGTGGTAGATAAAAGGGATCATATTTATAAAATATTTACAGCAGGTAGTCCTTTCGTTTTTCAGACAGATGCATCGAAGTTAATTTGCGAAGGATACACTGTAACTTATGTAGCAATGCAGCTAGCCTTCTATATGGGCTTTAAGAGAATTTTCTTGATAGGAGTCGATCATAACTTTACTGCTGTAGGTAATCCTAACGAAAAACAGTTCCTAAAAGGAGATGACCCAAACCATTTTACTCCTGGGTATTTTGGGAATAAAGAATGGCATCTGCCAGATCTAGAAGGCTCTGAATTAGCCTATCATATGGCTCGATTTAACTTTAATAGATCTGGTAGAGAGATTTATGATGCTACAGTTGATGGGAAACTACAAATTTTTCCAAAAATTACCTTTGAACAAGCTTTAGATATGTGTAAAAAAAAAGTAGTGGTAAAGATGTAGTGATGTAGGCGTTGGTCTGGTCAAGGTAACGGGAGCTAAAATCACGAATTGTGTACCACTACCGTTTCGCCGAGTCGTTGTTAATCCCCCGACTAAAGTACAGGGGCTTTCAAAATGCCGTCTTCTTTCAGGTAAGAATAATAAAGTAGGCGGACTTAATCGAATCAGCATGAACAGCAATCTTACCTTTCTTGGTCTCGGCGTTATGGGTGGATATATGGCAGCCAATCTTGCCCGTAGTGATTACTCCACCAGTAATTACCCCACTATGGCTTGGAATCGCACCCCCGATCGTCCAGGAGTCAAGATTGCTGCTGATGCTGGAGCCAAGGTAGTGTCATCCATCCGGGAAGCTGTCGAGTCAGCTGACATAATTTTTTCCTGCTTGGGGGATGTCCCAGATGTGGAAGCGGTTATGCTGGGAGCTGAGGGAGTGGCTGAGTATGCCAAACCCGGTACCCTAATTGTGGATTTCACCACCATTGGACCAAATGCAGCCCAGGAAATCAGTGGGGAACTAAAGAAGCACAACCTACGTTTTCTCGATGCACCAGTTTCCGGTGGGGATATCGGAGCCAAAAATGGTACCCTAACCATTATGCTTGGAGGCGAGCAGAAGGACTTCGAGGAGTGTAAACCCCTACTGGAAATTCTTGGCAAAACCATTCGCCTGTGCGGTCCGGTGGGCAGCGGTCAAGCAGTTAAACTGTGCAACCAGGTGCTTTGTTCTGTCCATATGGTAGCCCTATGCGAGGCAATGAAGTTGGCAGAACATCAAGGAATTGACCCTAATTTAGTTATTGAGGTTTGTAGCACAGGTGCTGCTGGGTCATGGGCGTTATCCAACTTAGGGCAACAAGTGGCTGAGTCTGACTTTGAGCCTGGTTTCATGATTAAGCACATGGTCAAAGACCTCAGGCTTGTACTCGAAAGCCTCCAGTCTTCTAGTCTGGATTTGGCTGGAGTTGAATTAGCTGACCGTCTTTTCAAAGTTGTTCAACAACTTGACAGTGGTACAGGAGGTGAACAGGGAACTCAAGCCATGATCCGTGCCTACGGTGAATTGAGAAGCTGAAGCATGATGGCTCTAGTTATACCGCTATCCACTTAACCCAGGACAGTAGATGAGTTTTTGATAAATTGGTGATGGCTAGGGAAATCTGTCCTGCTTTCAGCTAGTAGCGGTGATATGGCACTACGCATTTAGTTTGACATTGTCAGCCATGCAAAGCGCGAGTGGGGGAAACCCCCTGTTCCCTTGCTGCATCGCTCCTAAACTCCGAAACTTAGTCATAGCTTACTTCTGACTTCTGACGCTAAGCGTAGCGCTATACCAAGTATTTCTTGAGATTTTTCCAAGACTTGATCAGGGTCAAAGGGTTTAGTGAGGTACATATCTGTGCCGACTTCTTTGCCCTTTTGTTTATCAAACTCTTGTCCCTTAGCCGTTAGCATGATCACATAAACATCGTTCATACACAGAACATTTTTGATCTGATTACAGACATCAAACCCACTCATTTTCGGCATCATTAAATCCAGAAATACCAGATTAGGTTGCTCTGACTTAACTTGCTCTAGAGCATCTTCACCATCCTCAGCGGTGAGTAATTCTACCCCTTCATCTTCCAGGTCTTCCAGGGTTTGCTCGATCAGGAGTCTCATATAAGGTTCATCATCAACGATCAAGATTTTTTTAGTCATAGAGTAGTCTACTGGCTAAAGCATTACCTGTTTCTACACCAAGTAATTTACTTGATCAAGTCAGGTATTCCGGATGCTTTGCTGGTAAATCATTAGGGTATTTAATCATTTATTAATTTATAAGAGATAACTATTCAAGCGGACAGGATGTGAAAGTCGCTGTAGCTAAAGTACGACAAAAAAGTCCCCACACCAAAAGGCAATGGGGACATACTGGAGTTGTTCTAGTTGCCGGAAGCTAATAAGGGACTTGCAAGAAAATAAGATCCCCATCTAAGTCGGGACAATTGTAATATCCCATTTGGGTAATGTGTCAGAACGACACCAAGAAAGTTGATAGGATTCCAATTCGAAGGGTAAAGGTCTCAACCCTTTTTCATAGATGGTGTCCACTAAATGAACAGTTGGTGTGCAGCCCTTCCAACTCATGTTTGTAGCCCATTGGACAACAGCTTCAACCGAGTCTAGAATTGCGCCATTCCAATAGTTCTCCAACGCAGCCCAACACCGCTCAATCGGATTGTACTTGCTGTGATAGGGAGGGTAGTAAATCAAGCGGATGCGGGTTGCAATTGCCCGAGACCATTCAACCATGCCCTTGATAAATTGGGTGCGGTTGCTGCGGGTGGCACTGCCTCCATCTAGATTAATCACTAATTCGTCGAATTGAGTCGGTTGGAATTGATTGTCATTCCACCATGCCATGATACAATCAACAATAAAGTCGCTGGTTTCAGCCGATTGCCCCATGTAAATCGAGAGCTGGTCAGTTTGGGTATTGAGAATACCAAATGGAGTCATCACAGATGTCCACTCAGTATCATGGTCGTCTGCTTGTTTAGCTTCTAATGTTCTGGCTTTGCCACCTCGTGATAAATTCCCCACTTTGACTTTGGCTTTGCTATCGATTGAGATACGCAATGACTTGGGATTGTGATCTCAACGTTGATTTTCGCGGAATACGTTCTCAAAGATGGCATCGGTCTGAGCAATCTTTTTCACAGGTTTTGTCTTTTGGGTTTTTTTAAGCGATACCCCAGTCGATTCAGAATTTCTCCCATTGTTTGACGAGTTGGTAACTCTTCATCGGTATATCCCTTTTCACTCATGAGCGCTTCCCTGACTGCCCTTGCACTGATTGTGCAAACGCAAAATGTCGATTTCAATTTGGGGTCTGCTTGCGCTTGAGCATCTACTAAAGCACGAATATCTGCTTTTAGGTTAGGCAGGTTTTTCGCGCTTTTCTTTCTACCTTTGGCTCGATGATTATCCACACATATCAATCCACTTCGCTGCTCATGCAAACCTAATTGTACCCTTGTGCGGTTCCAACCAAACACTCTTTCTGTTTTGCGGGCATTACCCCCAAGATAATCTTCACTCACCTTAGCCATGAAGGCTCGCTTGCGATGACCTGTTAGTTTCTTGGCTGCATCCAGTATGGTTGATTTTACCTTTTCACTTAATTCCATTTCTCAGAGCATCGTTCTAGACTAGAGTTATACATCGCTGAGCACACAACATCTGCTGATGCTTTACTTATTCTAGGGGATTTTTTTTTTCCGCGAGTCCCTAATACCCTGTATAAAAACCTGATCAGTTAAACAGTCTTTTCACTGTTTAACTGATCGGGGAGTTTGAGGGGTCTATCCATCCCCACC includes:
- a CDS encoding RRXRR domain-containing protein, which codes for MLRVPVISPDGKPLMPTKASRARRWLNRGLAVIYQNDLNVFAVQLVNQPSGEQTQDIAVGIDPGKMFSGIAVQSGKATLWTGHLVLPYKRVRERMDTRRMMRSRSVGFAERTRRSRRINRKVPYSQRSHRQKRFSNRVGKKVPPSIRANRQLEQRLVKELSLLYPLKAIVYEVVKARGNKGFSPVMVGQYWSISQLEKIAPVTQKQGWETALKREALGLVKDKADKSRQTINTHAVDGIALAATHFFRRENYYHNKGKLSVPKNCDVTDATFSVIKRAPISRRQLHLLQFSKGGKRRKYGGTTTSYGFRKGDYVEAVKAEKIYRGWVSGETARQVSVSDINWKRIGQFTARKVRLLRRSTGLIVNH
- a CDS encoding NAD(P)-dependent oxidoreductase — protein: MNSNLTFLGLGVMGGYMAANLARSDYSTSNYPTMAWNRTPDRPGVKIAADAGAKVVSSIREAVESADIIFSCLGDVPDVEAVMLGAEGVAEYAKPGTLIVDFTTIGPNAAQEISGELKKHNLRFLDAPVSGGDIGAKNGTLTIMLGGEQKDFEECKPLLEILGKTIRLCGPVGSGQAVKLCNQVLCSVHMVALCEAMKLAEHQGIDPNLVIEVCSTGAAGSWALSNLGQQVAESDFEPGFMIKHMVKDLRLVLESLQSSSLDLAGVELADRLFKVVQQLDSGTGGEQGTQAMIRAYGELRS
- a CDS encoding glycosyltransferase, whose translation is MPETSIIIRCYNEEQHIGRLLSGIMQQTIQDVEIIVVDSGSTDATPSIASRYRVKLLSIKPEEFSFGRALNLGCQVATGEFIVIASAHVYPIYQDWIEKLLAPFKDPKIALTYGKQRGNETTKYSENQIFATWFPDQSVHVRDQDYPFCNNANAAIRRSLWEDVPYDETLTGLEDLDWAKRIMPLGYRIAYVPAAEIIHVHEETPKRIYNRYRREAIALKQIYPQEHFHFWDFVRLFTTNVVSDYYHAWHDGVFKPNLLSIPIFRLMQFWGTYQGFAQRGLVSNRLRQTFYYPRSLSRYQNTFSYENRRLIDYGSSAKSSEQVY
- a CDS encoding 6-hydroxymethylpterin diphosphokinase MptE-like protein — translated: MLKKKLRVARDSIVEYLNNYSDPVYLQWYFNESKRLLKFKKINKKEDCFIIGNGPSLNKIDLSLLNNYYTFGLNKIYLIFDKVNLNISYHVAVNHLVVEQSAREFENLNCPSFLSARAADNVVDKRDHIYKIFTAGSPFVFQTDASKLICEGYTVTYVAMQLAFYMGFKRIFLIGVDHNFTAVGNPNEKQFLKGDDPNHFTPGYFGNKEWHLPDLEGSELAYHMARFNFNRSGREIYDATVDGKLQIFPKITFEQALDMCKKKVVVKM
- a CDS encoding cyclase family protein yields the protein MAPLQNPPSKYIDISVPVSPYLPTWPGSPAIEFHRHLDLEHGDIATDTTLHFSVHTGTHVDAPMHFIPGGQSVEQLPLDVLIGEVYVVVVPDDVDVITAEVLKQLTLPANTQRLLLHTRNSRLWRSQVREFQSDFVALTADAAQWVVERGIRLIGVDYLSVQRFYDGPETHQILLKSEVVIIEGLNLTNISTGKYELLCLPIKLKGVEGAPARVVLRHLSH
- a CDS encoding ISAzo13-like element transposase-related protein, translated to MRISIDSKAKVKVGNLSRGGKARTLEAKQADDHDTEWTSVMTPFGILNTQTDQLSIYMGQSAETSDFIVDCIMAWWNDNQFQPTQFDELVINLDGGSATRSNRTQFIKGMVEWSRAIATRIRLIYYPPYHSKYNPIERCWAALENYWNGAILDSVEAVVQWATNMSWKGCTPTVHLVDTIYEKGLRPLPFELESYQLSWCRSDTLPKWDITIVPT
- a CDS encoding phosphoglycerate dehydrogenase; the encoded protein is MKVLITCPPMLGLMDEFKPLFAAKAIEVDCPPVVQTLSVEELKSLIPQYDGWIIGDDPATREVFQNGKSGKLKAAVKWGVGVDNVDFTAANDNGILVANTPRMFGAEVADIAMGYVIALARQTFMIDRAVRAGTWLKPAGISLGDKTVALVGFGDIGRNTAKRLLAADMRVIAYDPYFQAVEGLEAVQPAAWPARLEEADLIVLTCALTSENHHMLNSETLAKAKRGVRVINVARGPLIDEAALVEALSSRQVHSAALDVFEMEPLPEASALRPFEQCIFGSHNASNTVDAVRRASYQAMHLLFDFLGCA
- a CDS encoding transposase translates to MELSEKVKSTILDAAKKLTGHRKRAFMAKVSEDYLGGNARKTERVFGWNRTRVQLGLHEQRSGLICVDNHRAKGRKKSAKNLPNLKADIRALVDAQAQADPKLKSTFCVCTISARAVREALMSEKGYTDEELPTRQTMGEILNRLGYRLKKPKRQNL
- a CDS encoding acylneuraminate cytidylyltransferase family protein, with protein sequence MENIKIIALLPMKANSERVKGKNFKPLNGKPLFKWILNALIELNEVSKVIINTDARSILAEHGLVDSDRVQIRDRKPELCGDFVSMNRILADDIANEPADIYLMTHTTNPLLSATTIRKALQQFLEARATGTADSLFTVNRFQTRFYRQDGSAINHNPNNLIRTQDLEPWYEENSNLYIFTPLSFAATQARIGKQPMMFETPPLESIDIDDQVDWQMAEAVAQYLYPSSVVQAA
- a CDS encoding SDR family NAD(P)-dependent oxidoreductase encodes the protein MKTALITGAAGGIGQALCQVFKEANHFVIGLDVVSAAASCDVMIVGNLQKMCSDAAYCSEIVEQVRSHLQSRGLTTLINNAAVQILKPTNQLTVEDWHQTLDVNLVAPFVLTQAFLPELEQAVGSVVNIASIHASLTKPGFVCYATSKAALVGLTRSMAVDLRERVRVNAICPAAVATPMLMAGFEGKKEEFENLSQMHPLGRIAEPAEVAKVALFLSLPEASFITGATLSVDGGIGGRLHDPI
- a CDS encoding response regulator transcription factor; its protein translation is MTKKILIVDDEPYMRLLIEQTLEDLEDEGVELLTAEDGEDALEQVKSEQPNLVFLDLMMPKMSGFDVCNQIKNVLCMNDVYVIMLTAKGQEFDKQKGKEVGTDMYLTKPFDPDQVLEKSQEILGIALRLASEVRSKL